Proteins encoded within one genomic window of Companilactobacillus zhachilii:
- the add gene encoding adenosine deaminase, with translation MPKKITREFIEGLPKAELHLHLEGTLEPELKLKLAQKNGIDIGQTTIEDVRKSYDYDSLASFLAVYYPGMNVLQTEDDFYQLALEYLQKAKLNGVRHVEMFFDPQAHLTRGIAFETFIKGYHRACVDAAAFNVDAHLIMCFLRDMPAKSANEVLEMAKPYRDMILGVGLDSDEHHNPPLKFARPYSDAADQGYYTTMHADIDQVDSIEHIKQALEIIEVDRLDHGTNIVENQDLVDWVNQKQLGLTSCPLSNGFVTNDMKGKEIVELMEQGVKVSINSDDPAYFGGYIADNYEALAEKYDLTAEQLVTFAKNSFETSWISDFQKETYLKEIDEFVEKF, from the coding sequence TTGCCTAAAAAAATTACTAGAGAATTCATCGAAGGATTACCTAAAGCCGAGTTGCACTTGCATTTGGAAGGAACCCTCGAACCAGAATTAAAACTGAAATTAGCTCAAAAAAACGGCATCGATATTGGTCAAACAACGATTGAAGATGTCCGTAAATCATACGATTACGATTCACTGGCTTCATTTTTAGCCGTTTATTATCCAGGAATGAATGTTTTACAAACTGAAGATGATTTTTATCAATTAGCTCTGGAATACTTACAAAAAGCTAAACTAAATGGTGTTCGTCACGTCGAAATGTTCTTCGACCCCCAAGCTCATTTGACACGTGGTATAGCTTTTGAAACTTTCATCAAAGGTTACCACCGTGCCTGCGTTGATGCTGCGGCCTTTAACGTTGATGCTCATTTAATCATGTGTTTCCTACGAGACATGCCGGCTAAATCAGCCAACGAAGTTTTAGAAATGGCTAAACCTTACCGCGACATGATTCTAGGTGTCGGTTTAGATTCAGATGAACATCATAACCCACCATTAAAATTTGCTCGTCCATATAGTGACGCTGCAGATCAGGGATATTACACGACAATGCATGCCGATATTGATCAAGTTGACTCAATTGAACATATCAAACAAGCACTAGAAATTATTGAAGTTGACCGTTTGGACCATGGTACTAATATTGTTGAGAATCAAGATCTAGTTGATTGGGTAAATCAAAAGCAATTAGGATTGACAAGTTGTCCATTATCAAATGGTTTCGTTACTAATGATATGAAAGGTAAAGAAATCGTTGAATTGATGGAACAAGGTGTTAAGGTTTCGATTAATTCCGATGACCCAGCTTACTTTGGTGGCTATATTGCTGACAACTATGAAGCTTTAGCTGAAAAATATGACTTAACTGCAGAACAATTAGTTACTTTTGCTAAGAATTCTTTTGAAACTTCTTGGATCAGTGATTTTCAAAAAGAGACTTATCTTAAAGAGATTGATGAGTTTGTTGAGAAATTTTAA
- a CDS encoding NCS2 family permease, with protein sequence MDTPMGQKSFIEKLFHLQANGTTVRREVLAGLTTFVSMAYILFVNPQVLGDAGMNKGAVFTATALSAILGSVLMAVLANYPIAIAPGLGDNAFFTYSVVLAMGIPWQTAMAGVFISSVLFLILSLVKLREIVIDAIPHDLKLAMAAGIGIFIAFVGFQGGGLIVGSKSTLVEMGSLTVPTTWLTIFGLVVTAFLMAKKIPGSIFIGMVLTTILGLVTKLIPLPNHIVSSIPSMKPTFGVAIAHLGDISQPQLWSVVLIFLLVAFFDTAGTLIGLASQAGFMKDNKMPRIGGALMADSISMLGGAVMGTTPTAAYVESSAGIAIGGRTGLTSLVVGVLFALAMFFSPLLTVVTSNVTAPVLIIVGILMAQSMKEIDWSKFEIAMPAFLTIVGMPLTYNISYGIAFGFLAYPLTMLAAGRRKEINPIMYILFVVFIILLYTINILPK encoded by the coding sequence ATGGATACACCAATGGGACAAAAAAGTTTTATTGAGAAATTATTTCATTTGCAAGCCAATGGGACAACTGTTCGTCGTGAAGTTCTAGCAGGATTAACGACCTTTGTTTCGATGGCTTATATTTTGTTTGTTAATCCGCAAGTTTTGGGTGACGCGGGGATGAACAAAGGAGCTGTTTTTACAGCCACAGCTTTATCTGCAATTTTAGGATCAGTATTAATGGCAGTCCTAGCCAACTATCCAATTGCAATTGCACCGGGATTAGGTGATAACGCCTTTTTCACTTACTCAGTTGTTTTGGCAATGGGAATTCCTTGGCAAACAGCGATGGCTGGAGTTTTCATTTCCAGTGTTTTGTTCTTGATTCTCTCACTAGTTAAATTACGTGAAATTGTTATTGATGCTATTCCACATGATTTGAAATTAGCAATGGCAGCTGGTATCGGTATTTTTATTGCCTTTGTTGGTTTTCAAGGTGGTGGCTTGATTGTTGGTAGTAAATCAACGCTTGTTGAAATGGGTTCACTAACAGTGCCAACAACTTGGTTAACAATTTTTGGATTAGTAGTCACAGCTTTCTTGATGGCTAAAAAGATTCCTGGTTCTATCTTTATCGGGATGGTTTTAACAACTATCTTAGGTTTAGTTACGAAATTAATTCCATTACCAAATCACATTGTTTCTTCGATTCCTAGTATGAAGCCAACTTTTGGAGTGGCAATCGCGCACTTAGGTGACATCAGCCAACCACAATTATGGTCAGTCGTATTGATTTTCTTATTAGTGGCTTTCTTTGATACTGCAGGTACCTTGATTGGTTTAGCCTCTCAAGCTGGGTTTATGAAAGATAACAAAATGCCACGTATCGGTGGTGCTTTAATGGCCGATTCAATTTCAATGCTTGGTGGTGCTGTTATGGGGACAACACCAACAGCCGCATACGTTGAATCAAGTGCCGGAATTGCTATCGGTGGTCGTACAGGCTTGACATCATTAGTTGTCGGAGTGCTCTTTGCTTTAGCAATGTTCTTCTCACCACTATTGACGGTTGTTACTTCAAATGTAACTGCACCAGTCTTGATTATTGTTGGTATTTTGATGGCTCAATCAATGAAAGAAATTGACTGGAGCAAGTTTGAAATTGCTATGCCAGCGTTCTTAACTATTGTTGGTATGCCATTAACTTATAATATTTCTTACGGTATCGCCTTTGGTTTTCTAGCTTATCCTTTAACAATGCTAGCAGCAGGACGTCGCAAAGAAATTAATCCAATTATGTACATCTTGTTCGTAGTATTTATCATCTTGCTTTATACAATCAATATTCTACCTAAATAA
- a CDS encoding adenine deaminase C-terminal domain-containing protein — protein MNDFKNLIQAGAGEIPADMVIKNGQLVNVSTAEIYPAQVAIYKNKIVAVDEDVADYIGPETKIIDAKGKYLVPGMIDGHIHVECSKLSMTSFANAVVPHGTTSIISGLDEYISVIGLKGLPEIFKEIDQTDLKLFWGAPFKTPYTIPQSTIAENIDSDMQKELLKQANVYGVWETVREDIQELDEDTLKTMLYAKAAHKPVWGCSPMARGKKLNQYLMSGVRVDHESYDHQELLEKARKGMNVVVRESSVTHFLEENIRAITENTANVARHVSFCTDDVTATDIAELGHLDHVVSLAIKAGVAPITAIQMATINSAEAYRIDDQVGMIAPNRDADILFVEDLNQFEIDSVISKGKVVEEKATTEVNYSPEIMHSVKAEKLSAADFVYKVPVENGEVTVETIKSVGPFVRKRRDVELAVKDHIIQVDPAKDVALVSVIERFGINGNKSLGFTSGWNLQEGAMASTAAPDDNNLIVMGVNADDMAFAANELVARGGGQIVVKNQQVLSFLPLPIAGIVSEASPEEVVQQEKSILKAARELGSKVADPMFYMTFLPITAIPDLAITDLGPTDCIDLKLFDPVLSVREELK, from the coding sequence ATGAATGATTTCAAAAACTTAATACAAGCTGGAGCGGGTGAAATTCCAGCTGATATGGTAATAAAGAATGGTCAATTAGTTAATGTATCAACTGCTGAAATTTATCCAGCTCAAGTGGCCATTTATAAAAATAAAATTGTGGCTGTCGATGAAGATGTGGCTGATTATATTGGACCTGAAACGAAGATTATTGATGCCAAGGGTAAGTATTTGGTGCCTGGTATGATTGATGGTCATATTCACGTTGAATGTAGCAAATTGAGTATGACTAGTTTTGCTAATGCGGTTGTGCCTCATGGAACGACCAGTATTATTTCTGGCTTGGATGAATATATTTCAGTCATTGGTCTCAAAGGATTACCTGAAATTTTTAAGGAAATCGATCAAACTGATTTGAAATTATTCTGGGGTGCTCCTTTCAAGACGCCATATACGATTCCACAATCAACGATTGCCGAAAATATTGATTCTGACATGCAAAAAGAACTATTAAAACAAGCTAACGTCTATGGTGTTTGGGAAACTGTTCGTGAAGATATTCAAGAACTTGACGAAGATACATTGAAGACAATGCTTTATGCTAAAGCTGCCCACAAGCCGGTCTGGGGCTGTTCTCCGATGGCACGTGGCAAGAAGTTGAATCAGTACTTAATGAGTGGTGTCCGAGTTGATCATGAAAGTTATGACCATCAAGAATTGTTGGAAAAAGCTCGTAAGGGAATGAATGTGGTTGTCCGTGAATCTTCAGTAACTCATTTCTTGGAAGAAAATATTCGTGCTATCACAGAAAATACTGCTAATGTGGCACGTCATGTCAGTTTTTGTACTGATGATGTCACGGCAACAGATATTGCGGAATTAGGTCATTTGGACCACGTTGTTAGTTTAGCTATCAAAGCCGGTGTTGCGCCAATCACTGCGATTCAAATGGCAACTATTAATTCAGCCGAAGCTTATCGAATTGATGATCAAGTTGGGATGATTGCACCTAATCGTGATGCTGATATTTTGTTTGTCGAAGACTTGAATCAATTTGAAATCGACTCAGTTATTTCTAAAGGGAAAGTTGTCGAAGAAAAGGCAACCACTGAAGTCAACTATTCACCAGAAATTATGCATTCTGTTAAAGCAGAAAAACTTTCAGCTGCTGACTTTGTTTATAAAGTTCCAGTCGAAAACGGAGAAGTGACGGTTGAAACCATTAAGAGTGTGGGGCCATTTGTCCGCAAACGTCGTGATGTAGAATTAGCTGTTAAAGATCATATTATTCAGGTTGATCCAGCTAAAGATGTTGCATTAGTATCAGTAATTGAAAGATTTGGTATTAACGGCAACAAGTCACTTGGTTTTACTTCCGGTTGGAACTTGCAAGAAGGTGCTATGGCTTCAACTGCAGCTCCAGATGATAATAATTTGATTGTTATGGGGGTAAATGCGGACGATATGGCGTTTGCTGCCAATGAATTAGTTGCTCGTGGTGGGGGACAAATTGTAGTAAAAAATCAACAAGTGTTGAGTTTCCTACCATTGCCAATTGCTGGTATCGTTTCAGAAGCTAGCCCTGAGGAAGTGGTTCAACAAGAAAAGAGTATTTTAAAAGCTGCTCGAGAATTAGGAAGCAAGGTAGCTGATCCAATGTTTTATATGACTTTCTTACCAATTACAGCGATTCCTGATTTAGCAATTACAGATTTGGGACCAACAGACTGTATTGATTTAAAGCTATTTGATCCAGTTTTGAGCGTTAGAGAAGAATTGAAGTAG
- the glgB gene encoding 1,4-alpha-glucan branching protein GlgB: protein MIGLVLHAELADKSYLFNTGKSFKSYGFLGCHLLDDEQAEFNVWAPNAKKVAVVGDFNNWQDSPLKQIKDTGIWHLVLDGVKAGDLYKFSITGPDGKRALKIDPYATEFEKKPGDAAVVMKPINHKWKDGLWLGRRKRSKALQRPLNIYEVHLGSWRRHEDDSYYSYEEFANELIPYVKQHGYTHVELMPIMEHLLDASWGYQQLGYFATTSRFGTRAEFLNFVEKCHLANIGVIVDWVPGHFIRNYDALYQYDGTPTFEYQDENRADNKRWGAWNFDLGKAQVQSFLISSAMYWLEECHLDGLRVDAVSNMLYLDYDDGKEGLTNKNGDNRNLEGIAFLQKLNQVIHREHPDVLMIAEESSAYKGVTDTVENGGLGFDYKWNLGWMHDTLKFFEMDPVYRCNNFQLLTFAFVYMYNEKFILPFSHDEVVHGKKSLMHKMPGDRYNQFANLRTMMIYLLAFPGKKLRFMGSEWGQFLEWRDWSSLEWVDLKDDMNHKMDIFTTALNEIYHNQRPLWELDHNPEGVVYSNTDDAASSTMGFIRQGKRKHQFVVAAFNFVPVERKKYRIGVPFTGEYELLINTEDERYGGTWTKLETNFTADKTPFHGQPASFTVTLPAMGALLIQPIKLNRG, encoded by the coding sequence GTGATTGGATTGGTATTACACGCTGAACTAGCTGATAAAAGTTACTTGTTCAACACAGGAAAGTCTTTCAAAAGTTATGGTTTTCTTGGGTGTCACTTGCTTGATGATGAGCAGGCCGAATTTAATGTTTGGGCGCCGAATGCTAAGAAAGTTGCAGTCGTTGGTGATTTTAATAATTGGCAAGACAGTCCACTCAAACAAATTAAAGATACTGGTATTTGGCATTTAGTCTTGGATGGTGTCAAAGCCGGTGATTTGTATAAATTTTCGATTACGGGACCTGATGGTAAGCGGGCACTCAAGATTGATCCATATGCGACTGAATTTGAAAAAAAGCCGGGCGATGCGGCTGTGGTCATGAAACCAATCAATCATAAGTGGAAAGATGGTCTCTGGTTAGGGCGACGAAAACGGAGTAAAGCATTGCAACGTCCGCTAAATATTTATGAGGTCCATCTGGGTTCTTGGCGGCGGCATGAAGATGACAGTTATTACTCCTATGAAGAGTTCGCTAATGAGTTGATTCCATATGTCAAACAGCATGGTTATACGCATGTTGAGTTGATGCCTATTATGGAACATTTGCTAGATGCTTCGTGGGGGTATCAACAACTTGGCTATTTTGCTACGACTAGTCGCTTTGGAACGAGAGCTGAATTTCTCAATTTTGTTGAAAAATGTCACTTAGCTAATATTGGTGTAATTGTCGATTGGGTTCCTGGTCACTTTATTCGTAATTATGACGCGCTTTATCAATATGATGGGACACCAACTTTTGAGTATCAAGATGAAAATCGGGCTGACAATAAGCGTTGGGGCGCTTGGAATTTTGACCTTGGGAAAGCTCAAGTTCAAAGTTTTCTGATTTCCAGCGCTATGTATTGGCTTGAAGAATGTCATCTTGATGGATTGCGAGTTGATGCCGTATCAAACATGCTGTATTTGGATTATGACGATGGCAAGGAAGGTTTGACTAACAAAAATGGTGATAATCGTAACCTTGAAGGAATCGCATTTTTGCAAAAGTTGAACCAAGTTATCCACCGTGAACACCCTGATGTGCTAATGATCGCTGAAGAGTCGTCAGCTTATAAAGGGGTCACTGATACGGTCGAAAATGGTGGCTTAGGTTTTGACTACAAGTGGAATCTTGGCTGGATGCATGACACATTGAAGTTCTTCGAAATGGACCCAGTCTATCGGTGCAACAATTTCCAATTATTAACTTTCGCCTTTGTTTATATGTATAACGAAAAATTTATTTTGCCGTTCTCGCACGATGAAGTTGTCCATGGCAAGAAATCTTTAATGCACAAAATGCCTGGTGACCGTTACAATCAATTCGCTAATTTACGGACAATGATGATTTATTTATTAGCTTTTCCAGGTAAAAAATTACGATTCATGGGCTCAGAATGGGGTCAATTTTTGGAATGGCGTGATTGGAGTTCACTGGAGTGGGTCGATTTAAAGGATGACATGAATCACAAAATGGATATCTTTACGACCGCACTCAATGAAATCTATCACAATCAACGTCCACTTTGGGAATTAGACCATAATCCTGAAGGGGTGGTTTATTCCAATACCGACGATGCGGCTAGTTCGACGATGGGCTTCATTCGTCAAGGTAAAAGAAAGCATCAATTCGTCGTTGCTGCGTTTAACTTTGTCCCAGTAGAACGTAAGAAATATCGCATCGGGGTGCCTTTTACCGGTGAGTATGAATTATTAATTAACACGGAAGATGAGCGCTATGGTGGCACTTGGACCAAACTAGAGACTAACTTTACGGCTGATAAAACGCCATTTCACGGTCAACCAGCCAGCTTTACAGTGACACTTCCTGCGATGGGCGCGCTCTTGATTCAACCAATCAAACTTAATAGAGGGTGA
- a CDS encoding glucose-1-phosphate adenylyltransferase, with amino-acid sequence MLAIILAGGQGSRLGKLTKSTAKPAVPFGGRYRIIDFTLSNCANSGISTVGVITQYQPLELNAHIGNGSSWGLDDQMGGVTVLQPFSSTEGEKFFEGTAHAIYQNIEYIDQQNPKYLLVLSGDHIYKMDYRAMLEYHKAKKASLTVGVIPVSTEEAKRFGMMNTDETDRIIEFEEKPAHPKSNKASMGIYIFNWETLRNYLTTSFSTNKKLEDFGKNVIPMYLANNESAYAYSFEGYWRDVGTIKSLWQANMEFLSPYNSLNIGDHNWRINSKAQVLPPMYLTPTSNINNSMVVDSCYVAGEVDHSILSQRVSVGEGSKVVDSMIMPGATIGKNVVIDHALVGEEAVIGDDAVVKGTVDDIAVVGYGEVLGVKKS; translated from the coding sequence ATGTTAGCAATCATTCTTGCCGGTGGTCAAGGTAGTCGTCTCGGCAAGTTAACTAAATCAACGGCCAAACCCGCAGTACCTTTCGGCGGTCGTTATCGAATCATTGATTTTACCTTAAGTAATTGTGCTAATTCGGGTATTAGTACGGTTGGCGTAATTACTCAATATCAACCGTTGGAACTTAATGCCCATATTGGTAATGGTTCCAGTTGGGGTTTAGATGACCAGATGGGTGGTGTGACTGTGTTACAGCCATTCTCATCCACTGAAGGTGAGAAATTCTTTGAAGGTACTGCCCACGCTATTTATCAAAATATTGAGTATATTGACCAACAGAATCCGAAGTATTTATTAGTGCTATCAGGTGACCACATCTATAAAATGGATTATCGGGCTATGCTCGAATATCACAAAGCTAAGAAAGCATCCCTGACCGTTGGCGTCATTCCGGTATCAACAGAAGAGGCCAAACGTTTTGGGATGATGAATACTGATGAAACAGATCGCATTATTGAGTTTGAAGAAAAACCAGCTCACCCTAAGAGTAACAAGGCCTCCATGGGTATTTATATTTTTAATTGGGAAACTTTGCGTAACTATTTGACGACCAGTTTTAGTACCAATAAAAAGTTAGAAGATTTCGGGAAAAACGTTATTCCCATGTATCTGGCTAACAATGAATCGGCCTATGCTTATTCTTTTGAAGGCTATTGGCGTGATGTCGGTACGATCAAGAGCCTTTGGCAAGCCAATATGGAATTTCTATCACCTTACAACAGTCTCAATATTGGCGATCATAATTGGCGAATCAATTCGAAGGCCCAAGTTTTGCCACCGATGTATTTGACTCCGACAAGCAATATCAATAATTCAATGGTTGTTGACAGTTGTTATGTTGCCGGTGAAGTTGACCATTCAATTTTGTCACAACGTGTTTCAGTCGGTGAAGGTAGTAAAGTCGTCGACAGTATGATTATGCCAGGAGCAACGATTGGCAAAAATGTGGTCATTGATCATGCTTTAGTTGGTGAAGAAGCTGTGATTGGCGATGATGCCGTTGTTAAAGGGACCGTCGATGATATTGCCGTAGTTGGTTACGGAGAAGTTTTGGGGGTAAAGAAATCATGA
- the glgD gene encoding glucose-1-phosphate adenylyltransferase subunit GlgD produces MRHNTVSAIINLVEPWEKLEPLTLDRPVGTLPFGGRYRLIDFPLSSITNAGIQNVMIVSPRSGRSVADHLRSGNDWNLDTIRGGLFNFPYNDLSLIAPQKKETLIHHYYDNTILFLKRSSSEYTVVMGTRNICNIDLKALLRYHQERDNPVTTVYKSIDASETEPDASVLQLTSNGMATAILPADSENVTPNENHKYAKSLKIFLMSTIDLIDILKEANERGDLISLEDLMLQAVMQHNANAFEYTGFYANIHNIESYYNANMSILKEDNFRSLLYTQRRIFTKVKNEIPTFFARSSHVKGSLCGTGGYIEGKIDHSVIFRNVFVNRNSEIKDSVIMQGTRIGAGSKIEYAILDKNVVIGPNLQLKGTPEKPIVIGKGQRIFQQKEVANV; encoded by the coding sequence ATGAGACATAATACTGTAAGTGCCATCATTAACTTAGTTGAACCATGGGAAAAACTTGAGCCTTTGACGCTTGATCGTCCAGTGGGAACTTTACCCTTTGGCGGTCGCTATCGACTGATTGATTTTCCACTTTCAAGTATTACTAATGCTGGAATTCAAAATGTCATGATAGTTTCACCACGTTCAGGCCGTTCAGTAGCTGACCACCTTCGAAGCGGGAATGACTGGAATTTAGATACGATTCGTGGCGGTTTGTTCAACTTCCCATATAATGATTTATCACTCATTGCACCACAGAAAAAAGAGACCTTGATTCACCACTATTACGACAACACCATCTTATTTTTAAAACGTAGCAGTAGTGAATATACAGTCGTCATGGGCACGCGCAACATTTGTAATATCGATTTAAAGGCTTTATTACGCTATCACCAAGAACGTGATAATCCAGTGACAACAGTTTATAAGAGTATTGATGCTAGTGAAACTGAACCGGATGCGAGTGTTTTGCAATTAACCTCTAACGGGATGGCCACGGCTATTTTACCGGCTGATAGTGAAAATGTTACGCCTAACGAGAACCATAAATATGCTAAGAGTTTGAAAATTTTCTTGATGAGCACGATTGATTTGATTGATATTTTGAAAGAAGCTAATGAACGTGGTGACTTGATCAGCCTGGAAGATTTGATGTTACAAGCTGTGATGCAACACAACGCCAATGCTTTTGAATACACCGGTTTTTATGCCAACATTCACAATATCGAAAGCTATTATAATGCCAACATGTCGATTCTCAAGGAAGATAATTTTAGATCATTGCTGTACACGCAACGGCGAATTTTTACCAAAGTTAAAAATGAGATACCAACTTTCTTTGCTAGAAGCTCGCATGTTAAAGGCAGTCTCTGTGGCACTGGTGGCTATATTGAAGGTAAAATCGACCACTCGGTCATTTTCCGAAATGTCTTTGTCAACCGTAATTCGGAAATTAAGGATTCAGTCATTATGCAAGGGACTCGTATTGGGGCAGGTTCGAAGATCGAGTATGCCATTCTTGATAAAAATGTCGTCATTGGGCCTAATTTACAATTGAAAGGGACGCCTGAAAAGCCGATTGTTATTGGTAAAGGGCAACGTATTTTTCAACAAAAGGAGGTCGCAAATGTCTAA
- the glgA gene encoding glycogen synthase GlgA yields the protein MSKVLFAAAEAAPFYKTGGLGDVSFALPRALHQAKQPIRVVIPYYSKLFPEKYRPLIKNLTHFTVRVGAKSKYCGIKTLKLDGLNYYLIDNEEYFARDNIYGYWDDGERFAFFQLAICEMLEKINYIPDVLHLNDWHTAFIPVLLKDKYRWINAYRHIKTVLTIHNIQFQGVYDPIILGSLFGIGCQTFDEGSVEYFGNVNFMKGGITYADAVTTVSPSYAQEIQTSGFGENLDGVLRANRAKLQGIINGIDMKVYNPATDPDILAHYSVNDMSGKAKDKQFLQKAVGLPERDVPLFAVVSRLTRQKGMDLLLDALNEFLWQNDVQVVILGTGDPDLEEGFRGYQRAYGQKFVAKIEFDVKLAQQIYAGSDGFIMPSAFEPCGLSQMMAMRYGSVPIVHSVGGLRDTVVPFNKFTKTGTGFGFDYYQADVLGKMLQSAFDLYTKDRATWQVLRRHGMSQDFGWQRSAQKYCDLYQELTD from the coding sequence ATGTCTAAAGTTTTGTTCGCAGCCGCAGAAGCAGCACCATTTTATAAAACAGGTGGTTTAGGTGACGTCAGCTTTGCCTTACCACGGGCACTGCATCAGGCTAAACAACCGATTAGGGTTGTAATTCCATACTACAGTAAGCTGTTTCCCGAAAAGTATCGACCATTGATTAAAAATTTGACTCATTTTACAGTTCGCGTAGGTGCTAAGTCAAAATATTGTGGTATCAAAACGTTAAAGCTAGATGGACTCAATTATTATTTGATTGATAACGAAGAGTACTTTGCTCGTGATAACATTTATGGTTATTGGGATGACGGGGAAAGATTTGCATTCTTCCAATTAGCTATCTGTGAAATGTTAGAAAAAATCAATTATATTCCTGATGTCTTACATCTGAATGATTGGCATACGGCGTTTATTCCAGTGTTGTTAAAGGATAAGTATCGCTGGATCAATGCTTATCGTCACATCAAGACCGTTTTGACCATTCACAATATTCAATTTCAAGGTGTCTACGATCCGATTATTTTGGGTAGCCTTTTTGGAATTGGTTGTCAGACTTTTGATGAAGGCAGTGTCGAATATTTCGGTAATGTTAACTTTATGAAAGGTGGCATAACCTATGCGGATGCGGTGACAACGGTATCGCCAAGTTATGCTCAAGAAATTCAAACGTCCGGTTTTGGAGAAAACTTAGATGGGGTTTTACGTGCTAATCGAGCTAAATTACAAGGCATCATCAATGGGATTGACATGAAAGTCTATAACCCAGCTACTGACCCGGATATTTTGGCACATTACAGTGTTAACGATATGTCTGGTAAGGCGAAAGATAAGCAATTTTTGCAAAAAGCTGTTGGTTTACCCGAAAGAGATGTTCCGTTATTTGCAGTCGTCTCACGTCTGACTCGCCAAAAAGGGATGGATTTACTCTTAGATGCTTTGAATGAATTTCTCTGGCAAAATGATGTGCAAGTTGTCATTTTAGGAACCGGTGACCCAGACTTAGAAGAAGGTTTTCGTGGTTATCAACGGGCCTATGGACAAAAATTTGTCGCTAAAATTGAGTTTGATGTGAAACTAGCACAACAAATTTATGCCGGAAGCGATGGCTTTATTATGCCGTCAGCGTTTGAACCTTGTGGCTTGTCACAAATGATGGCAATGCGTTATGGCAGTGTCCCAATCGTCCATTCTGTGGGTGGATTACGTGATACAGTGGTCCCATTCAATAAATTCACTAAAACTGGAACTGGCTTTGGCTTTGACTATTATCAAGCTGATGTCTTGGGCAAAATGTTGCAGAGTGCGTTTGATCTGTACACTAAAGATCGAGCAACTTGGCAAGTTTTACGTCGACATGGGATGTCACAAGATTTTGGTTGGCAGAGGTCAGCCCAGAAATATTGTGATTTATATCAAGAATTGACCGATTAA